Proteins found in one Acidobacteriota bacterium genomic segment:
- a CDS encoding type II toxin-antitoxin system HicB family antitoxin has protein sequence MSYKVSVVIEKDDHGYYAFAPELEGCQTQGDSLEEALANIKEAIELYLETLSKEEIRARLSKEILTTSLEISVA, from the coding sequence ATGTCCTACAAAGTCAGTGTCGTAATTGAAAAAGATGACCATGGCTACTATGCCTTCGCTCCTGAGCTCGAAGGCTGCCAGACACAAGGGGATTCCCTGGAGGAAGCCTTGGCCAACATCAAAGAAGCGATCGAGCTTTATCTGGAAACTCTCTCGAAAGAGGAGATCCGGGCACGCTTGAGCAAAGAGATCCTGACCACATCATTAGAGATCTCCGTTGCCTAA
- a CDS encoding type II toxin-antitoxin system HicA family toxin: MPKTPRLSAQDAEALLLKAGFLLARSRGSHRIYVRGNARFVIPFHQGKTLHPKIVKHLMGVLDPGS, from the coding sequence TTGCCTAAAACGCCGCGCCTATCCGCTCAAGATGCCGAAGCTCTCTTGCTGAAAGCCGGATTTCTATTAGCGCGAAGCAGGGGAAGCCATCGGATTTACGTTAGGGGAAATGCCAGGTTCGTGATTCCTTTCCATCAAGGAAAAACACTTCACCCGAAAATTGTTAAACATTTGATGGGGGTACTTGATCCCGGTAGCTGA
- the radC gene encoding DNA repair protein RadC: MTNESDIDKSSADRSGANPKICGGESGESRCAPRSEPVSLDGGPGGEVPGNSLGSGRSDCPYSLGRRSGPETRLAESHSSRNREGHRSRLREKFLRGGLAGFLDYEVIELLLALGTPRRDCREPAREALRTFKSFRGVLEAPSHELQKIRGIGPRNVFGIKLIHEVSRRFLKDRMMSRPVCPSSRAVFDYLSHSLRDQRKELFKVLFLDAKNRIIEEKTLFEGTVNSSAVYPREVIEDALRTRATGLIFVHNHPSGDPEPSSCDREITRDLVFAAGLLQIKVLDHIVIGNNRYFSFADHGLIEEYGFQFLRVQRAGSGG, translated from the coding sequence ATGACGAACGAATCGGATATCGACAAATCGAGCGCAGACCGGAGCGGGGCGAACCCCAAGATATGCGGCGGAGAATCCGGTGAATCTCGATGCGCGCCGCGAAGCGAACCCGTTTCGCTCGACGGCGGACCGGGAGGCGAAGTCCCCGGGAACTCCCTCGGTTCGGGGCGCAGTGACTGTCCGTACTCTCTCGGGCGTAGGTCGGGGCCTGAAACTCGCCTCGCTGAAAGCCACTCCTCTCGCAACCGTGAAGGCCACCGCTCCCGCCTTCGCGAGAAATTCCTTCGCGGCGGCCTGGCGGGTTTCCTGGATTACGAGGTCATCGAGCTCCTCCTCGCCCTGGGGACGCCCCGGCGGGACTGCCGGGAACCGGCCCGGGAGGCGCTCCGGACTTTCAAGTCCTTCCGGGGCGTTCTCGAGGCGCCTTCCCACGAGCTTCAGAAAATCCGGGGCATCGGGCCGCGGAACGTCTTCGGCATCAAGCTCATCCACGAGGTCTCGCGCCGCTTCCTCAAGGACCGGATGATGAGCCGCCCGGTCTGCCCGTCGTCGCGGGCCGTCTTCGACTACCTCTCGCACAGCCTGCGCGACCAGCGCAAAGAGCTCTTCAAGGTGCTGTTCCTCGACGCCAAAAACCGGATCATCGAGGAAAAAACGCTCTTCGAGGGCACGGTGAACTCCAGCGCCGTCTACCCCCGCGAGGTCATCGAGGACGCCCTGCGCACCCGGGCCACGGGACTCATCTTCGTCCACAACCATCCGTCGGGCGATCCGGAGCCGTCGTCCTGCGATCGCGAAATTACGCGCGACCTCGTCTTCGCGGCCGGCCTCCTCCAGATCAAGGTCCTCGACCACATCGTGATCGGCAACAACCGCTACTTCAGCTTCGCCGACCACGGCCTGATCGAGGAGTACGGGTTCCAGTTCCTGCGTGTCCAGAGGGCGGGAAGCGGAGGTTGA
- a CDS encoding formate--tetrahydrofolate ligase has translation MTNDKDIARSVKMKPIGEIAAKLGMGPECLELHGKHIAKILPCEAPKRERPGRLVMVTAATPGKSGEGKTTTAIGLADALTAAGKKAAAAIREPSLGPVFGMKGGATGGGRAQVMPADAINLHFTGDIHAVSTAHNLLAAMVDNQLYFQGCDLLPGPSVTWKRVLDMNDRALRKIVVGLGGVTNEVPRETGFDIATASEVMAILCLARDLPDLKARLGRICLGFTRDGNPIFASDVRAHGAMAALLVEALKPNIVQTLEGTPAFIHGGPFANIAHGTSSVIATRVALDAADIVVTETGFASDLGAEKFFDIVVRTGLVPPPDACVLVATLQSLKLQAGVKAADTAKEDPGAVETGFDNVRKHAENLRMFGVPFVVALNLFPTDAKSEIEIFASLCRADKMRFALSDVFARGGAGGADLAREVLAAAESDPRDFRLIYPDEMPLVQKVETIASEIYGAGNTIFKGRSRKKLEMYEKAGFGTLPICVAKTQYSLSDDPKLLNRPKDFTLTVTDVFLSAGAGFVVVLCGDIMTMPGLPKVPAAEHVDVTDDGEIIGVS, from the coding sequence ATGACGAACGACAAGGACATCGCGCGTTCCGTGAAAATGAAGCCCATCGGGGAGATTGCCGCCAAACTGGGCATGGGCCCGGAGTGCCTGGAGCTTCACGGGAAGCACATCGCCAAGATCCTGCCCTGCGAGGCGCCCAAACGGGAACGCCCGGGACGCCTGGTCATGGTTACGGCGGCGACGCCCGGAAAATCGGGCGAGGGCAAGACGACGACGGCGATCGGCCTGGCCGACGCCCTCACGGCGGCGGGAAAGAAGGCCGCGGCCGCAATCCGCGAGCCTTCGCTGGGCCCCGTCTTCGGCATGAAGGGCGGCGCGACCGGAGGCGGTCGGGCCCAGGTCATGCCGGCCGACGCCATCAACCTCCATTTCACGGGCGACATCCACGCCGTCTCGACCGCCCACAATCTCCTTGCGGCCATGGTCGACAACCAGCTCTACTTCCAGGGCTGCGACCTCCTGCCCGGACCGTCGGTGACCTGGAAGCGCGTCCTGGACATGAACGACCGGGCGCTCCGCAAGATCGTCGTCGGGCTCGGCGGGGTGACGAACGAGGTGCCGCGCGAGACGGGCTTCGACATCGCAACGGCCTCCGAGGTCATGGCCATTCTCTGCCTGGCGCGGGACCTCCCCGATCTCAAGGCGCGGCTCGGCCGGATCTGCCTCGGGTTCACGCGCGACGGCAATCCCATCTTCGCATCCGATGTCCGCGCCCACGGGGCCATGGCCGCCCTCCTCGTCGAGGCGCTGAAGCCCAACATCGTCCAGACCCTCGAGGGCACGCCGGCCTTCATTCACGGCGGGCCGTTCGCCAACATCGCCCACGGCACGAGTTCGGTGATCGCGACGCGAGTCGCGCTCGACGCAGCCGATATCGTCGTCACCGAGACGGGATTCGCCTCCGACCTGGGGGCCGAGAAGTTCTTCGACATCGTCGTCCGGACGGGGCTTGTGCCACCGCCCGATGCCTGCGTCCTCGTGGCGACGCTCCAGTCGCTGAAGCTCCAGGCGGGCGTCAAGGCGGCGGACACGGCCAAGGAAGACCCCGGCGCCGTCGAAACGGGCTTCGACAATGTCAGAAAGCACGCGGAAAATCTCCGGATGTTCGGTGTGCCCTTCGTCGTCGCCCTGAACCTCTTTCCGACGGACGCGAAGTCCGAAATCGAGATATTCGCGTCGCTCTGCCGGGCGGACAAGATGCGGTTTGCGCTGAGCGACGTTTTCGCCCGCGGCGGTGCGGGAGGGGCGGATCTGGCCCGCGAGGTTCTTGCGGCCGCCGAGAGCGACCCGCGTGACTTCCGGCTTATCTATCCCGACGAGATGCCGCTTGTCCAAAAAGTCGAGACAATCGCGAGCGAGATTTACGGCGCCGGGAATACGATCTTCAAGGGCCGGTCACGGAAGAAGCTCGAGATGTACGAAAAGGCCGGTTTCGGGACGCTTCCGATCTGCGTCGCCAAGACCCAGTATTCGCTGTCCGACGACCCGAAGCTTCTCAACCGGCCGAAGGATTTCACGCTGACCGTGA